One window from the genome of Thermaerobacter marianensis DSM 12885 encodes:
- a CDS encoding RsmB/NOP family class I SAM-dependent RNA methyltransferase, producing MPATVFERYRSIIDDWDAFQASLIRPQPAALRVNRLKADPAALRARLEERGFRLEPYDWYPDLWRVAEEPFSPALTLEHWLGRFYLQEAAAAVPVLALDPQPGETVLDLSAAPGGKSTQMAERMGNRGMVVANDPDPRRLAALSHNLQRLGVTSAVITRADGRQFPGGLAFDRVLVDAPCSAEGNARRSARARQGVGRHQRRRLPAVQLALLRRALALVRPGGVVVYSTCTFAPEENEAVVDQVLRAAEGSVTVEPLPPALPGVAGVTAWEGQRFRPEVEACRRIYPHHLDSGGMFVARLRKRGPVPWEEPGAEGGGEGSRKASAARSGVPARPGTGWVEADAGLRQRVVAWLGEAFGLDESVLEGAYAYGNEDQGIWLAALPRVPGWEAVWSAGIRLVRGHGATWKPTSFGLMQWAAGATRNVVDLDRQELQALLEGRQISAPPEAPLVRRGWIVLRYRGHAVGCGFWDGQRLRSALPHERAGELLSILRREDEGR from the coding sequence GTGCCGGCGACCGTGTTCGAACGATACCGCTCCATCATCGACGACTGGGATGCCTTCCAGGCCAGCCTGATCCGCCCCCAGCCCGCTGCCCTGCGGGTCAACCGGCTCAAGGCGGATCCGGCCGCCCTGCGCGCCCGCCTGGAAGAACGCGGCTTCCGCCTGGAACCCTACGACTGGTACCCCGACCTCTGGCGGGTGGCGGAGGAGCCCTTCTCCCCCGCCCTGACCCTGGAGCACTGGCTCGGCCGGTTCTACCTGCAGGAGGCGGCCGCGGCCGTGCCGGTGCTGGCCCTGGACCCCCAGCCCGGCGAGACGGTGCTGGACCTGAGCGCGGCGCCGGGCGGCAAGTCGACCCAGATGGCGGAGCGCATGGGCAACCGGGGGATGGTGGTGGCCAACGACCCCGACCCGCGGCGCCTTGCCGCTCTCTCCCACAACCTTCAGCGCCTGGGGGTGACGTCGGCGGTGATCACCCGGGCCGACGGCCGGCAGTTCCCCGGCGGGCTGGCCTTCGACCGGGTGCTCGTCGACGCGCCCTGCTCCGCCGAGGGCAACGCCCGCCGCAGCGCCCGCGCCCGGCAGGGGGTGGGACGGCACCAGCGGCGGCGGCTCCCGGCGGTGCAGCTGGCCCTGCTCCGCCGCGCGCTGGCCCTGGTCCGGCCCGGCGGGGTGGTGGTGTACTCCACCTGCACCTTCGCCCCCGAGGAGAACGAGGCCGTGGTCGACCAGGTCCTGCGGGCGGCGGAGGGCAGCGTGACCGTCGAGCCCCTGCCGCCGGCCTTGCCCGGGGTCGCCGGCGTGACGGCGTGGGAGGGGCAGCGGTTCCGGCCCGAGGTCGAGGCGTGCCGCCGCATCTATCCCCACCACCTGGACTCGGGCGGCATGTTCGTGGCCCGGCTGCGCAAGCGGGGTCCGGTCCCGTGGGAAGAACCGGGCGCGGAAGGCGGGGGGGAAGGCAGCAGGAAGGCGTCCGCGGCGCGTTCCGGGGTACCTGCCCGCCCGGGCACGGGCTGGGTGGAGGCCGACGCCGGCTTGCGGCAGCGGGTGGTGGCGTGGCTCGGCGAGGCGTTCGGCCTGGACGAGTCGGTGCTCGAGGGGGCCTACGCCTACGGCAACGAGGACCAGGGCATCTGGCTGGCCGCGCTGCCCCGGGTGCCCGGGTGGGAAGCGGTATGGTCGGCGGGCATTCGGCTGGTTCGGGGCCACGGCGCCACCTGGAAGCCCACCAGCTTCGGCCTGATGCAGTGGGCGGCCGGAGCCACCCGCAACGTGGTGGACCTCGACCGCCAGGAGCTGCAAGCCCTGCTGGAGGGCCGGCAGATCAGTGCCCCGCCGGAGGCGCCTCTGGTCCGGCGGGGCTGGATCGTCCTGCGGTACCGCGGCCACGCCGTGGGGTGTGGGTTCTGGGACGGCCAGCGGCTCCGGTCGGCGCTGCCCCACGAGCGGGCAGGGGAGCTGTTGAGCATCCTGCGGCGGGAGGACGAGGGGCGGTGA
- the pckA gene encoding phosphoenolpyruvate carboxykinase (ATP): MDARFRDDYEPAPHVSRKVAPVVHRNLPAAQLVELALARGEGQLSDTGALVVTTGKYTGRSPRDKFIVDEPSVHPHIGWGSVNQPFPRDRFDRLYERVQQYLRQRNHFIFDGFAGADPAYRLRVRVVTEYAWHSLFARQLFLRPEPEELRGFEPDFTVLYAPTFHADPRTDGTRSETFILVSFERRVVLIGGTEYAGEIKKSIFSVLNYLLPERGVLPMHCSANVGPDGDVALFFGLSGTGKTTLSADPERRLIGDDEHGWSERGIFNFEGGCYAKCINLSREYEPQIWNAIRFGAVLENVILDPATRRPLYDRADLTENTRAAYPVEFIDGAVIPGVAGHARTVFFLSADAFGVLPPIARLTPEQAMYYFLSGYTSKLAGTERGVTSPEATFSTCFGEPFLPRRPVEYARMLGERLRQHGTRVYLVNTGWTGGPYGVGNRMKLPYTRAMIRAALRGELDGVEHRTDPVFGLAVPVACPGVPSEVLDPRSTWADPEAYDRQARELAARFVENFRRFEGVSEEIRAAGPRVG, translated from the coding sequence ATGGACGCGCGCTTCCGGGACGACTACGAACCCGCACCCCACGTCAGCCGCAAGGTGGCGCCGGTGGTGCACCGCAACCTGCCCGCCGCCCAGCTGGTGGAACTGGCCCTGGCCCGGGGCGAGGGTCAGCTCAGCGACACGGGCGCCCTGGTGGTCACCACGGGCAAGTACACGGGCCGGTCGCCCAGGGACAAGTTCATCGTCGACGAGCCGTCCGTGCACCCGCACATCGGTTGGGGTTCGGTGAACCAGCCCTTCCCGCGGGACCGGTTCGACCGGCTCTACGAGCGGGTCCAGCAGTACCTGCGCCAGCGCAACCACTTCATCTTCGACGGGTTCGCCGGCGCCGACCCCGCCTACCGGCTGCGGGTGCGGGTGGTGACGGAGTACGCCTGGCACAGCCTCTTCGCCCGGCAGCTGTTCCTCCGCCCCGAACCCGAAGAGCTGCGCGGTTTCGAGCCGGACTTCACCGTGCTCTACGCGCCCACCTTCCACGCCGACCCGCGCACCGACGGGACGCGCTCGGAGACCTTCATCCTGGTCAGCTTCGAGCGCCGGGTCGTCCTGATCGGGGGCACCGAGTACGCCGGTGAGATCAAGAAGTCGATCTTCAGCGTGCTCAACTACCTCCTGCCCGAGCGGGGCGTGCTGCCCATGCACTGCTCGGCCAACGTGGGGCCCGACGGCGACGTGGCCCTGTTCTTCGGCCTGTCGGGGACGGGCAAGACCACGCTGTCGGCCGACCCGGAGCGGCGCCTGATCGGCGACGACGAGCACGGCTGGTCGGAGCGGGGGATCTTCAACTTCGAGGGCGGATGCTATGCCAAGTGCATCAACCTGTCGCGGGAATACGAGCCCCAGATCTGGAACGCCATCCGCTTCGGCGCGGTGCTAGAGAACGTGATCCTGGACCCCGCCACCCGCCGCCCCCTGTACGACCGGGCGGATCTGACCGAGAACACGCGGGCCGCCTATCCGGTCGAGTTCATCGACGGCGCGGTGATCCCGGGCGTGGCGGGCCACGCGCGGACCGTGTTCTTCCTCAGCGCCGACGCCTTCGGCGTGCTGCCGCCCATCGCCCGGCTGACGCCGGAGCAGGCCATGTACTACTTCCTGTCGGGCTACACCAGCAAGCTGGCGGGCACCGAGCGGGGCGTGACCTCGCCCGAAGCGACCTTCTCGACCTGCTTCGGCGAGCCGTTCCTGCCGCGGCGGCCGGTGGAGTACGCGCGGATGCTGGGCGAGAGGCTGCGGCAGCACGGGACCCGGGTGTACCTGGTCAACACGGGCTGGACGGGCGGGCCCTACGGCGTCGGCAACCGGATGAAGCTGCCCTACACGCGGGCCATGATCCGGGCCGCACTCCGGGGGGAGCTGGACGGTGTCGAGCACCGGACCGACCCGGTCTTTGGGCTCGCCGTGCCGGTGGCCTGCCCGGGCGTGCCGTCCGAGGTGCTGGATCCGCGGTCCACATGGGCCGACCCCGAGGCCTACGACCGGCAGGCCCGGGAGCTGGCCGCCCGCTTCGTGGAGAATTTCCGCCGCTTCGAGGGCGTCTCGGAGGAGATCCGGGCCGCGGGGCCGCGGGTGGGGTAG
- a CDS encoding VWA domain-containing protein — protein sequence MSFDHPWLLLLLIVPVAVALGWPGAGGGDGLGRRLWPAFPSGFLRPGRWRPGRRQVGPGRPRRPWPGRWRPGRLLRAGRLLRAVALACLILALAGPTLPLPAGGLAVAVVVDRSASMEPALDQVTAAVNHLLAASAGSGLGGHGVQVAVISAGAAADVERSPAPLPQPPLAPWSTPARREATDLAAALRLAAGTLPPDHRRRVVLISDGRATQGDAVAEARALAAAGIVLDTVVITPQPGPDLAVTGVKAPATARPNRPVAVEVTVRASQPGPARLHLLAGDEAVASQAVQLAAGENRFILTATPRRPGTWALRAVVEPVAPAVDGEPANNSYDALVEVEGTRPVLVLSPEPDSALARVLRAQGIPVESRTPAQRPADLAGWSRYGAVVLENVPAHQLGEDAMADLERFVRDLGGGLVMAGLPDTFGPGGYTGTPVERALPVDTDLRSRKNLPTVALALVIDRSGSMEGVKLEMAVEAARRVAQLLTPADRLGVILFDTQAYVTRPIEPVDSAGQVEAAFPSVAGGGTSLGVGLEAALHLMKDVRADVRHVIALTDGVSEPFDVAGTARAFHEQGITVSAVAIGADADTTTLGWLAQEGGGQLYVAADPGQIPSLITRDTALSTRQFIVDRPFLPVVTASPAPGGPGALLQGLEAPAGPGAGGRLPPLGGYVATTPKDRGEVLLASDEGDPVLAAWFYGLGRAVAWTAPTAGEGVAAWLGNPNRFARLWANVADWLLEERGGAEAPWRVEARATAPGTVTVTVQGSPPLAGRVRIGQATAPLLPVAAGRSEAVVPVAEPGIYPVIVEPAPPFAQEEPAAREGGVGAPSGPEDGAGDETGRRAAASDGTVALRTTVAVPYPAEFLLAGADPALLEALAAVTGGKAMGLEEFDPAEVLDPAGVPAPPGRRPLWPYLLLAAALLLPADVAARRLGWEWGRRTTVPGMAGRVIGGVRAVLGHLPGGALRRRPQPYPKANPAPDAAGDGGSGSERIPGAGAGWKIRPATPSPGPASPTGGARPAGGAEAVEGGAATSSPAGDPRLATGGGSTTAIRPAAGASPVAGARPATGARSETRDHRPQTGPAPQPAHQDADLVRLHAARQRSRVRAAQRVRRHVDPPPGSPS from the coding sequence GGCCGTGGCCGTGGTCGTCGACCGTTCCGCCAGCATGGAACCGGCCCTGGACCAGGTGACGGCCGCCGTCAACCACCTGCTCGCGGCCTCGGCCGGCTCCGGCCTGGGCGGCCACGGGGTGCAGGTGGCCGTCATTTCTGCGGGCGCCGCCGCGGACGTGGAACGCTCGCCCGCTCCCTTGCCCCAGCCCCCGCTGGCCCCGTGGTCAACCCCGGCCCGCCGGGAGGCCACGGACCTCGCCGCGGCCCTGCGCCTGGCCGCGGGCACCCTGCCGCCCGACCACCGCCGCCGGGTGGTGCTGATCAGCGACGGCCGCGCGACCCAAGGCGACGCCGTGGCGGAAGCCCGCGCCCTGGCGGCGGCCGGGATCGTCCTGGACACGGTGGTCATCACCCCCCAGCCCGGCCCGGACCTGGCGGTCACCGGCGTCAAGGCACCGGCCACCGCCCGCCCCAATCGTCCCGTGGCCGTGGAGGTGACGGTCCGCGCCAGCCAGCCCGGCCCGGCCCGGCTGCACCTCCTGGCCGGGGACGAAGCCGTGGCCAGCCAGGCCGTCCAACTGGCCGCCGGGGAGAACCGGTTCATCCTGACCGCCACGCCCCGCCGGCCCGGTACCTGGGCGTTGCGGGCGGTGGTGGAACCCGTCGCCCCGGCGGTGGACGGGGAGCCGGCCAACAACAGCTACGACGCCCTGGTGGAAGTGGAGGGCACGCGACCCGTCCTGGTCTTGAGCCCCGAGCCGGACTCCGCCCTGGCCCGCGTGCTCCGAGCCCAGGGCATCCCCGTGGAGAGCCGGACCCCCGCCCAGCGCCCCGCCGACCTGGCGGGGTGGAGCCGGTACGGCGCCGTCGTCCTGGAGAACGTGCCCGCCCACCAGCTGGGCGAAGACGCCATGGCCGACCTGGAGCGGTTCGTCCGGGATCTGGGCGGCGGGCTGGTGATGGCCGGGCTGCCCGACACCTTCGGCCCGGGCGGCTACACCGGCACGCCGGTGGAGCGGGCGCTGCCCGTCGACACCGACCTGCGCTCGCGGAAGAACCTGCCCACCGTGGCCCTGGCCCTGGTCATCGACCGTTCCGGGAGCATGGAGGGGGTCAAGTTGGAGATGGCGGTGGAAGCCGCCCGGCGGGTGGCCCAGCTCCTGACGCCGGCCGACCGGCTGGGGGTGATCCTCTTCGACACGCAGGCGTACGTGACGCGGCCCATAGAGCCTGTGGACAGCGCCGGCCAGGTGGAGGCGGCGTTCCCGTCCGTGGCCGGCGGGGGAACGTCGCTGGGGGTGGGGTTGGAAGCCGCCTTGCACCTCATGAAGGACGTCCGGGCGGACGTGCGGCACGTGATCGCCTTGACGGATGGGGTCTCCGAGCCCTTCGACGTGGCGGGCACGGCCCGCGCCTTTCACGAGCAAGGGATCACCGTCTCCGCCGTGGCCATTGGCGCCGATGCCGACACGACCACCCTGGGCTGGCTGGCGCAGGAAGGCGGTGGCCAGCTGTACGTCGCCGCCGACCCCGGCCAGATTCCCTCCCTCATCACCCGGGACACGGCGCTCTCCACGAGGCAGTTCATCGTGGACCGCCCCTTCCTCCCGGTGGTCACGGCCTCCCCTGCGCCCGGCGGGCCGGGGGCCCTGCTGCAGGGGCTCGAAGCGCCGGCGGGGCCCGGCGCGGGGGGTCGCTTGCCCCCCCTGGGCGGTTACGTGGCGACCACGCCCAAGGACCGGGGGGAGGTGCTACTGGCCAGCGACGAAGGGGATCCCGTGCTGGCCGCCTGGTTCTACGGCCTGGGCCGGGCGGTGGCGTGGACCGCGCCGACGGCGGGCGAAGGCGTGGCCGCCTGGCTGGGCAACCCGAACCGCTTCGCCCGGCTCTGGGCCAACGTGGCCGACTGGCTCCTGGAAGAACGCGGCGGCGCCGAGGCCCCCTGGCGGGTCGAGGCGCGGGCGACGGCACCGGGCACCGTGACGGTGACGGTGCAGGGCTCGCCGCCCCTGGCCGGGCGCGTGCGGATCGGCCAGGCCACCGCGCCGCTGCTGCCCGTGGCCGCCGGCCGGTCGGAAGCCGTCGTGCCGGTGGCGGAGCCGGGCATCTACCCGGTGATCGTCGAACCCGCACCGCCATTCGCTCAAGAGGAGCCGGCCGCTAGGGAGGGCGGTGTGGGGGCGCCCAGCGGACCGGAGGACGGAGCGGGGGACGAAACCGGCAGAAGAGCGGCGGCCTCGGACGGTACCGTTGCCCTCCGCACCACCGTGGCGGTGCCCTACCCGGCCGAGTTCCTCCTGGCGGGAGCCGACCCGGCCCTTCTCGAAGCCCTGGCCGCGGTGACCGGGGGAAAGGCGATGGGTTTGGAGGAGTTCGACCCTGCGGAGGTGCTGGATCCGGCAGGGGTGCCCGCGCCCCCTGGGCGGCGACCGCTGTGGCCCTACCTCCTGCTGGCCGCGGCCCTCCTGCTGCCGGCCGACGTGGCCGCCCGGCGGCTGGGGTGGGAGTGGGGTAGGAGGACCACGGTGCCCGGGATGGCAGGGAGGGTGATCGGCGGGGTGCGGGCCGTGCTGGGGCACCTGCCCGGAGGCGCGCTCCGCCGCCGGCCGCAGCCGTACCCGAAGGCCAACCCAGCCCCGGACGCGGCCGGGGACGGGGGGTCCGGCAGCGAGCGCATCCCAGGGGCGGGCGCCGGCTGGAAGATCCGCCCTGCCACGCCCAGTCCGGGCCCCGCCAGCCCGACCGGCGGCGCTCGTCCCGCCGGTGGGGCGGAAGCCGTCGAAGGTGGGGCCGCGACCTCCAGCCCGGCCGGCGACCCCCGTCTCGCCACCGGCGGCGGGTCCACCACCGCCATCCGCCCTGCTGCCGGTGCGAGTCCCGTGGCCGGTGCCCGTCCCGCCACCGGCGCCCGCTCGGAAACCCGCGACCACCGGCCGCAAACCGGCCCGGCCCCCCAGCCCGCGCACCAGGATGCCGACCTGGTCCGCCTGCACGCGGCGCGCCAGCGTTCGCGAGTCCGTGCCGCCCAGCGGGTTCGCCGGCACGTCGACCCGCCGCCCGGATCGCCGTCGTAA
- a CDS encoding ABC transporter ATP-binding protein: protein MDPTATTAATPTAATPGGIELEHVGKSFDGGNTWVVRDLTWRVEPGRITGLLGPNGAGKTTTLRMIAGILPPDRGTIRVGGVDVTRQPLDAKRRIGLVPDAPALYDRMTGAEFLRFLADVYGVPTAHRTRRMEELGRRLGIGDWVHSPIARYSLGLRQRLLLVGSLLHDPPVWILDEPIVGLDPEAARALKDLMVERSRRGGTVLMTTHLLEVAERLCDVVAIMHRGRLIAEGSPADLRRRFVREGGEEPAARPAAAGLPADAGLEDVFLLLTREPAPGGTDEPGPGRHAPGGSR from the coding sequence ATGGACCCCACCGCGACCACCGCGGCGACCCCGACCGCCGCCACCCCCGGCGGCATCGAGCTGGAGCACGTGGGGAAGAGCTTCGATGGAGGGAATACGTGGGTCGTCCGGGACCTCACCTGGCGGGTGGAACCCGGCCGCATCACCGGGCTTCTCGGCCCTAACGGCGCGGGCAAGACCACCACCCTGCGCATGATCGCCGGCATCCTGCCTCCCGACCGGGGCACGATCCGGGTCGGCGGCGTCGACGTCACCCGCCAGCCCCTGGACGCCAAACGCCGCATCGGTCTGGTCCCCGACGCGCCGGCCCTCTACGACCGCATGACGGGGGCCGAGTTCCTCCGCTTTCTGGCCGACGTGTACGGGGTGCCCACCGCCCACCGCACCCGGCGGATGGAAGAACTAGGCCGCCGGCTGGGCATCGGCGATTGGGTCCACAGCCCCATCGCCCGATACTCCCTCGGCCTGCGCCAGCGGCTGCTGCTGGTGGGTTCGTTGCTCCACGACCCCCCGGTGTGGATCCTGGACGAGCCCATCGTGGGCCTGGATCCCGAGGCCGCCCGGGCCCTCAAGGATCTGATGGTCGAGCGCAGCCGCCGGGGCGGCACCGTGCTGATGACGACCCACCTGCTGGAGGTGGCCGAGCGGCTCTGCGACGTCGTGGCCATCATGCACCGGGGCCGGCTCATCGCGGAGGGGTCGCCGGCGGACCTGCGGCGCCGGTTCGTCCGGGAAGGAGGGGAGGAACCGGCCGCCCGCCCGGCGGCGGCCGGCCTGCCGGCGGACGCCGGCCTGGAGGACGTGTTCCTGTTGCTGACCCGGGAGCCGGCACCCGGCGGGACGGACGAGCCCGGGCCCGGGCGACACGCTCCGGGAGGGAGCCGGTGA
- a CDS encoding MFS transporter, whose amino-acid sequence MAVYAYGPVFMRQALGEPRLAVITLALALASLATFVMAGRWGRWGDLTGRPARLVAAGLTGGAGAMALLPVVPSSPAFAALMVATTAFLAAVMPLSVAWLTLRHPDRPGEAAARLYRARSVGWAAGSFGSGWLAEAAGMAGVRLSFLLCAGLALLAAVVVGLVAAGPQTPPALAASAAALGPAGTAHAASRSGRFTRGRTQPDGPEEAGPPNLHNLPDPPAPTATPAPAPAVPLPSPASPGGVEGRPIWRYPAVVAIAAAVLFTASGNEAFFAVFGPYLTEYLDGSSGQVGWALGLASTLGILIMAPVGRLADRWGPRRVFTLGIAGYVAMYALITAFRTPLATVAAFALPLYPLTATGATGVISRTIPPARRGEGVGIYEGSAALAASLGSVAGGLVADLAGLASVPVVSLALAGVGALVAWRWVARTGEA is encoded by the coding sequence GTGGCGGTGTATGCCTACGGGCCGGTCTTCATGCGGCAAGCCCTGGGCGAGCCGCGCCTGGCGGTCATCACCCTCGCCCTGGCCCTGGCCTCCCTGGCCACCTTCGTGATGGCGGGGCGCTGGGGCCGGTGGGGTGACCTGACGGGACGCCCGGCGCGGCTGGTGGCGGCGGGCTTGACGGGTGGTGCCGGCGCCATGGCCCTCCTGCCGGTGGTACCGTCCTCCCCCGCCTTCGCGGCCCTGATGGTGGCCACCACCGCCTTCCTGGCGGCGGTGATGCCCCTGTCCGTCGCCTGGCTCACCCTGCGCCACCCCGACCGGCCCGGTGAGGCGGCGGCGCGCCTCTACCGGGCGCGGTCCGTGGGCTGGGCGGCCGGCAGCTTCGGCAGCGGCTGGCTGGCGGAAGCGGCGGGCATGGCCGGGGTCCGGCTGTCCTTCCTGCTTTGTGCCGGGCTCGCCCTGCTGGCGGCGGTGGTGGTGGGCCTGGTGGCCGCGGGACCGCAAACCCCGCCTGCCCTGGCGGCCTCCGCGGCCGCGCTTGGCCCGGCCGGCACGGCGCATGCAGCGTCTCGATCCGGAAGGTTCACGCGGGGACGAACCCAGCCCGATGGGCCGGAAGAGGCGGGCCCGCCAAACCTGCACAACCTGCCCGATCCACCCGCCCCCACGGCCACGCCCGCGCCCGCCCCTGCCGTCCCCCTTCCCTCCCCCGCCAGCCCGGGCGGGGTGGAAGGTCGGCCCATCTGGCGCTACCCGGCGGTGGTCGCCATCGCCGCCGCCGTGCTCTTCACGGCGTCGGGGAATGAAGCCTTCTTCGCCGTGTTCGGCCCGTACCTGACGGAGTACCTGGACGGCAGCAGCGGGCAGGTCGGGTGGGCGCTGGGCCTCGCCAGCACCCTCGGCATCCTCATCATGGCGCCCGTGGGCCGGCTGGCCGACCGGTGGGGGCCGCGGCGGGTCTTCACCCTGGGCATCGCCGGGTACGTGGCGATGTACGCCCTGATCACCGCCTTCCGCACTCCGCTGGCCACCGTGGCGGCCTTTGCGCTGCCCCTCTATCCCTTGACCGCCACCGGCGCCACCGGCGTGATCAGCCGGACCATTCCCCCGGCCCGGCGGGGCGAAGGGGTCGGGATCTATGAAGGCAGTGCCGCCCTGGCCGCCTCTCTGGGCAGCGTGGCCGGCGGGCTGGTGGCGGACCTGGCGGGATTGGCCAGCGTACCGGTGGTGTCCCTGGCGCTGGCCGGGGTTGGGGCGCTGGTGGCGTGGCGGTGGGTCGCCCGCACCGGCGAGGCGTGA